A window of Staphylococcus lloydii genomic DNA:
CAACGCGCGTGCATTTTTCAGTAGTTCATGATTCGGAGGTGTAAAGCGCAGTAAGACTTCCCCTAACCCATATATAGTCACCTTCACTCACCACCTTTAAGTTCACTAACATATTGCTTCAGACCTTCTGCACCATACTGTTCATATACTTTTGTAATTTCACTACCAATGCCTACAGCAAAACTACCAGCATCTAACCATTCTTGATGATTTTTCTTACCAACGCCACCTGTAGGAATAAATTCTGTTGTAGGTAAAGGGCCTCTAAAATCTTTTATTGATGAAGGTGTAAACTGCGTCGCAGGAAATAATTTGAGCACTTTGCAACCGTATTTCATTGCTTCTATCATTTCTTTTACCGTCATCACTCCAGGAACGTAAGGTACATCATATAAGTTAGCAACTTGTGCCGTTTCCTTATCAAATGAAGGGCTAACTATAAATTTAGCACCATTTAAAATAGCCATCCTCGCTGAGACACTATCTAGCACTGTCCCTGCCCCTATAAGCGCGTTATCTTTTTGAGACAACGTTGTAATAATATCCATTGCTTGAGGTGTAGTTAGCGTTACCTCTATGATTTCTAAACCTTCTTCGATAATTATATTGGCGATATCAATAAACTCCTGTTTGTCTTCCGTTCGCATAACAGCTACATGTTTAGAGCGATTAATTTGGTTCATTGTCTCTATCGACTTCATCTCAGCATCCCCTTTTTCATAAAATAACAACGTTGTTATTTTCCGATAAAAAAATATTTTCTTTCTTGTCTATATGGTATAATTAAATTCAAATTAAATCAATCCCTTTGAAGGAGTATATTTATGGCAGTTACACTCAAAGACGTCGCAAAAGCCTGTGGTGTAAGTTATTCGACAGTTAGTAAAGCATTAAAAAATTCACCACTTGTAAAACCGAATACTAAATCATACATACAACAAAAAGCCGCCGAAATGAATTATATACCTAACCATTCCGCGCGTGCACTTGTTTCTAAGCGTAGCAACACTATTGGTCTTATATGGCCATCCGTTGATCGCGTTGCCGTTACTCATCTAGTTTCTGAAATTAATGAAGCACTTAAATCATTAGGTTATGTCATGATATTATCCATCGATGATATCGCGGTTGCTTCCAAGAAATTTCTTGAGTTTGGATGTGATGGCATCATTATTTTCGACGAAGGCCCGAGTACGAATTTACCTGCGGATGTATATCAAAATATACCCGTTGTAGCATATGGTGTTGATAGAGAAATCGACTATCCTATTATTAACGTTAACCACAATAAAGCGATGATCATGGCTATCGAATCCTTACTCGCTAAAGGCGTTAAACAAATTGATTATATTGGTGATATTAATACCACTGACTCAAGACAAGTAGCTAAAAAAAATGCCATTGTCGATTATTGCCAACAACATCATATCTATTATCGCCTCATTGATTCCCAAGGTTTATCTGCGTTAGAAACAGAATCAGCCGTCAAAAACTTTTATGCGCAACACGACCTTGCTCCTGGCGTGATTTGTGGTAGTTATGATATTACAATTGGTACATTAAATGCGATAGACTTGGACCGTAATCAACCGATAATTTATTCTTATGATAATATTCCACATATCACTAAATTGGATTATCCAGTACATGCTATTGGTGTACCAACTGCAG
This region includes:
- a CDS encoding LacI family DNA-binding transcriptional regulator, with the translated sequence MAVTLKDVAKACGVSYSTVSKALKNSPLVKPNTKSYIQQKAAEMNYIPNHSARALVSKRSNTIGLIWPSVDRVAVTHLVSEINEALKSLGYVMILSIDDIAVASKKFLEFGCDGIIIFDEGPSTNLPADVYQNIPVVAYGVDREIDYPIINVNHNKAMIMAIESLLAKGVKQIDYIGDINTTDSRQVAKKNAIVDYCQQHHIYYRLIDSQGLSALETESAVKNFYAQHDLAPGVICGSYDITIGTLNAIDLDRNQPIIYSYDNIPHITKLDYPVHAIGVPTAEIANKVVNVLDQVISDGTIQNIYNLEPQLNE
- the eda gene encoding bifunctional 4-hydroxy-2-oxoglutarate aldolase/2-dehydro-3-deoxy-phosphogluconate aldolase, with translation MKSIETMNQINRSKHVAVMRTEDKQEFIDIANIIIEEGLEIIEVTLTTPQAMDIITTLSQKDNALIGAGTVLDSVSARMAILNGAKFIVSPSFDKETAQVANLYDVPYVPGVMTVKEMIEAMKYGCKVLKLFPATQFTPSSIKDFRGPLPTTEFIPTGGVGKKNHQEWLDAGSFAVGIGSEITKVYEQYGAEGLKQYVSELKGGE